In the genome of Brienomyrus brachyistius isolate T26 chromosome 17, BBRACH_0.4, whole genome shotgun sequence, one region contains:
- the numa1 gene encoding nuclear mitotic apparatus protein 1 isoform X1 encodes MALHRKKEEALLNWINSLHLDSPIDHIFLLQDGVILLKLIHQLKRQKTEVDAVLELPLQGRMDFISAFLQKDCRYKADRGTIVSWDNILTGKNLDIELSKVVVLLLYHSVMNGLLGLDRLGYDIEVELADVLRFVLNNEDSLYLSDNLEKILKKQSIFDFSSASSLSSFSDEESPVFSRRRRPEVQFLELKTVASSSVGSPIQDVVNTPQFQLRKLRKQLVQEREMRDELERELASSSQIITEREMQVSQLQHRVQRMMRDNEEQEQQPKEIEQLQRKNEGLLTRLHDVLKQCQELKTNKTQMERKIDDLTEENGILSVQMREIFSRLSSAEAAVEKLSAEQESSQVEWESKRALLESELGQAFSQKEYLNEQIQILQGKISILEDELSKAKVETLGGGEVMGPIMEWERLNQEIADLNNKLSRLQEIILQLQKEKKEIEMMHEVEKTKFEAEKARLEELVSELNKMLTVHRGEKEALEQALREQRVSLEARIETLTAHIASLTEAVQERELAVTNFSQKVDVERKRVENLTEEMEKQERFAQKTIQELHERVDHLGSVLNAKEEEARSNAEEWARERHEISHQQVVLMEARETISREMDAIALEYQHFRQEKEEVACKLNQQIVLLEEQQSMERSLLSELRKEKQELEQKVSFIEATVNNLRSRCHGLELDSETQRASHLEEVESLKRKLHKAESILGVYEGKLADHQKIVEEHIALRDELSAAAECAKGLRDELEAERSKHKETLAAQLQSKSQMMEEMRKLEEKTKNMSVEVQHLGQQLSKVQQEKMQVEACMAKLMEEGREMQRGLNSARDQAFLTIKEREAEILKLRSEAEALSSKLILAEEAKAIELAKKDDEMQVLSKEMKQIQMELGSVKKAKDDMELDLQSSIEKRQEQLLLLRFQMNELEESAHQKETEIEVLQTKLSNKDEELKAFRLREKVEREELQKQLKQEEDRCLMYKQEIVVKDKEVHNLKMAMVAKEEEINSLMQNIHSGEEKASAFQDLQEKRLEEQKQAISTLEIRLSDAQRLLEEKASSIEMQTSQVIRLQRDLSVEQERVVSVEHSMKVSDAALIHCKLEKDALQNEVTSLQELAKKLKGELEELKREHENLRCQVAETEAQHNKSEERIAQLQAKLETASTLASEKDSRLESLHAELKERDSLRIQAAEMEARHKELEENIAQLQAQLGTASALATEKDSRLESLHAELKERDSLRIQAAEMETRHKELEENIAQLQAQLGTASTLATEKDSRLESLHAELKERDSLRIQAAEMEARHKELEENIAQLQAQLGTASTLATEKDSRLESLHAELKERDSLRIQAAEMETRHKELEENIAQLQAQLGTASTLATEKDSRLESLHAELKERDSLRIQAAEMETRHKELEENIAQLQAQLGTASTLATEKDSRLESLHAELKERDSLRIQAAEMETRHKELEENIAQLQAQLGTASALATEKDARLESLHAELKERDSLRIQAAEMETRHKELEENIAQLQAQLGTASALATEKDSRLESLHAELKERDSLRIQAAEMETRHKELEENIAQLQAQLGTASTLASGKQSELDLLHKEVREREKLRIRAVEDEEAKYKELEERFIELQRHVIEASTLASERKSQLDSLHNEMKEKDYVVKTQRMELESTVTQLKEQLHTATSLAAVNEKLNEDMQRLDVIRQESMERDALQIRAIAEDLKRKEMEETIVKLKAEILAHTTKLEHLNKRHQQQLSVLRNENEMLLSLKESMVKEQEVSQRVKVSLESKLKLAGQKLSVLLPLQECKAENERLIGELQEQLQVKTEALGRYKAQVEVTKTHYNGKKQQLLEVQEKAQTLESTLESRDQEVKVLRSDMKLLQIELDQAKLSEKDLTLKVNSLQAQVDYADRQLREYAKHATDTTLNTCKPPSQEERNEKQADLSKDSLEDSLSATWKPLAREESSTPLVRSSERLRAKRRALADDSIDTIYFTPMASNCPKRKLENSIMSLGELAIDSTKKSNSARRRTTQVINITMTKKTPGKAEVDGENSLFSSLHSAQSVPNIASQRNRPISMEFFEEPVGGSSDHLLSLPGYRRSTIHSHVPPRAISTYCVGAENEPDITDNWKRIAELQARNKACLPHLKSSYPLESRPSLGMPLFNITDEDLRTGDPMETIRRASMLPDQIGEGIASRRSTMLPGQIGEGMASRRSTMLPGQIGAGLESRRVSVLPKPASAVGQNAGGSVVSLKRQGDNLLESDTPEAKKMSSCFPRPMQSSQLKSPNTPAERRQSVMFSVDNTPHKNTKNSILQRGINKMRSSTRKSPGSISKISGSGTNKIPRSRKSPQTDAAKPQRRSPRINCRKSPKITASAKKSVNSTGSRPPYHADNGVPVTNEDMTAAAVLVWPDASHPDKHHSN; translated from the exons ATGGCTCTTCATAGAAAAAAAGAGGAGGCTTTATTAAACTGG ATAAACAGTCTCCATCTGGACAGTCCAATAGACCACATCTTCCTCTTACAAGACGGTGTCATTCTGTTGAAACTCATACACCAATT AAAGAGGCAAAAAACGGAAGTGGACGCTGTTTTGGAGCTGCCCCTGCAGGGAAGAATGGATTTTATATCTGCATTTTTACAAA AGGATTGCAGATATAAAGCTGACAGAGGTACCATTGTATCCTGGGACAACATTCTAACAGGCAAAAACCTTGATATCGAGCTATCAAAG GTGGTTGTTCTGTTGTTGTACCATTCTGTCATGAACGGATTGCTGGGACTAGACAGACTGGGCTATGACATAGAG GTGGAGCTAGCTGATGTACTTCGCTTTGTTTTGAACAATGAAGACAGCCTTTACCTGAGTGATAATTTGGAGAAAATTCTCAAAAAACAAT CAATTTTTGATTTCTCCAGTGCATCCAGTTTGTCGAGTTTCAGTGATGAGGAGTCGCCAGTTTTCTCCAGACGACGGAGGCCAGAAGTTCAGTTCCTGGAGCTGAAAACTGTGGCATCGAGTTCTGTTGG GTCACCCATACAGGATGTAGTAAACACACCTCAGTTTCAGCTTAGGAAACTGCGGAAGCAGTTGGTCCAGGAAAGGGAGATGAGGGATGAGCTGGAACGAGAGCTTGCCAGCAGCAGTCAGATCATCACAGAGAGGG AGATGCAGGTTTCCCAGCTTCAGCACAGAGTCCAGAGAATGATGAGGGACAACGAGGAACAAGAGCAACAGCCTAAGGAGATTGAGCAACTGCAGAGAAAAAACGAAGG GCTCTTGACTCGGTTGCATGATGTTCTGAAGCAGTGCCaagaactgaaaacaaataAAACTCAAATGGAGAGGAAGATTGATGACTTAACAGAAGAAAATGGAATTCTCTCTGTCCAG ATGCGAGAGATTTTTTCTCGCTTGTCAAGTGCTGAGGCAGCTGTAGAGAAACTGAGTGCAGAGCAGGAATCTTCACAGGTGGAATGGGAAAGTAAGAGGGCTCTTCTTGAGAGTGAACTTGGCCAGGCTTTCTCTCAAAAG GAGTACTTGAATGAGCAAATCCAGATTCTGCAGGGAAAGATCTCCATTCTTGAGGATGAACTTAGCAAGGCAAAGGTTGAAACTCTGGGGGGAGGTGAAGTCATGGGTCCCATTATGGAG TGGGAACGACTGAACCAAGAGATTGCTGACTTGAATAACAAGCTGTCTCGGCTTCAAGAAATCATCCTTCAActgcagaaggaaaaaaaagaaattgaaaTGATGCATGAGGTAGAAAAGACCAAATTCGAGGCCGAGAAAGCTCGTTTAGAAGAACTTGTATCTGAGCTGAATAAAATGCTGACTGTCCACCGGGGTGAGAAGGAGGCATTGGAACAAGCATTAAGGGAGCAACGGGTGTCACTGGAAGCACGGATCGAAACCTTAACAGCACATATTGCATCTCTGACAGAAGCTGTTCAGGAGAGGGAGTTGGCTGTGACTAATTTCAGTCAGAAGGTAGATGTGGAACGTAAGAGGGTGGAGAACCTGACAGAGGAGATGGAAAAACAGGAACGGTTTGCCCAGAAAACAATCCAGGAACTTCATGAGAGGGTAGATCACCTTGGCTCTGTCCTGAATGCAAAGGAAGAGGAAGCACGTTCTAATGCAGAGGAGTGGGCTCGGGAAAGGCATGAGATCTCCCACCAACAGGTGGTGCTGATGGAGGCCAGGGAGACCATTTCCAGGGAAATGGATGCCATTGCCCTAGAGTATCAACATTTTCGGCAAGAGAAAGAAGAGGTAGCCTGCAAGCTGAACCAGCAGATTGTACTCCTGGAAGAACAACAGAGTATGGAGCGGTCTCTCTTGTCAGAGCTCAGAAAAGAGAAGCAAGAACTGGAGCAGAAAGTTTCATTTATAGAAGCTACAGTGAATAATCTCAGATCTAGATGTCACGGCTTGGAGTTGGACAGTGAAACACAAAGAGCCAGCCACCTGGAAGAAGTGGAGTCTCTGAAGAGAAAGCTGCATAAAGCAGAAAGTATCCTTGGAGTTTATGAAGGAAAGCTGGCTGATCATCAAAAGATTGTTGAGGAGCATATAGCTCTTCGTGATGAACTCTCTGCTGCAGCAGAATGTGCTAAAGGTTTAAGGGATGAGCTGGAAGCGGAGAGAAGCAAACATAAAGAGACCCTTGCAGCTCAGCTCCAGAGCAAATCCCAAATGATGGAGGAAATGAGGAAGCTTGAAGAGAAGACAAAGAATATGTCTGTGGAGGTGCAGCACCTGGGCCAGCAACTGAGCAAAGTGCAGCAGGAGAAAATGCAGGTTGAAGCCTGTATGGCAAAGCTGATGGAGGAGGGCAGAGAGATGCAAAGGGGACTAAATTCCGCACGCGATCAAGCCTTCCTCACAATCAAGGAAAGAGAAGCAGAGATATTAAAGTTGAGGTCAGAGGCCGAAGCTCTGTCAAGCAAGCTAATTTTGGCAGAGGAGGCCAAAGCTATAGAGTTGGCAAAAAAAGATGACGAAATGCAGGTTCTGTCTAAGGAGATGAAGCAAATCCAGATGGAACTGGGGAGTGTGAAGAAAGCTAAAGATGATATGGAGCTTGATCTGCAGTCTAGTATTGAGAAACGGCAGGAACAGCTCCTATTGTTGCGCTTTCAGATGAATGAGTTGGAAGAATCTGCACATCAAAAGGAGACTGAAATTGAGGTTTTGCAGACCAAGCTTTCTAACAAAGATGAAGAATTAAAGGCTTTTCGTCTTCGTGAAAAAGTTGAAAGGGAGGAACTGCAAAAACAACTTAAACAGGAAGAAGACAGATGCTTGATGTACAAACAAGAAATAGTTGTAAAGGACAAGGAGGTTCACAATTTGAAGATGGCAATGGTGGcaaaagaggaagaaataaattcattaatgcagaacATCCATTCTGGGGAAGAAAAGGCATCAGCTTTTCAAGATCTGCAGGAGAAAAGACTTGAGGAGCAAAAGCAAGCCATATCTACTCTTGAAATTAGGTTATCTGATGCTCAGAGACTGTTAGAGGAGAAGGCCTCTTCCATTGAAATGCAGACTAGTCAAGTTATACGGTTGCAAAGAGATTTGTCTGTTGAGCAGGAACGGGTTGTTTCTGTGGAGCATAGTATGAAGGTGTCAGACGCTGCCCTCATACACTGTAAATTGGAGAAAGATGCTCTGCAAAATGAGGTTACCTCCTTGCAAGAACTTGCTAAAAAGCTTAAGGGAGAACTTGAAGAACTGAAGAGAGAACATGAGAACCTGAGATGTCAAGTTGCAGAAACTGAAGCTCAGCATAACAAATCTGAAGAGAGAATTGCTCAGCTTCAAGCCAAATTAGAGACAGCATCTACTCTTGCTTCTGAGAAGGACTCTCGGCTAGAATCACTTCATGCAGAACTGAAAGAGAGGGACAGCTTGAGAATCCAAGCTGCAGAAATGGAGGCTCGACATAAGGAACTGGAAGAGAACATTGCTCAGCTTCAAGCCCAGTTAGGGACAGCATCTGCTCTTGCTACTGAGAAGGACTCTCGGCTAGAATCACTTCATGCAGAACTGAAAGAGAGGGACAGCTTGAGAATCCAAGCTGCAGAAATGGAGACTCGACATAAGGAACTGGAAGAGAACATTGCTCAGCTTCAAGCCCAGTTAGGGACAGCATCTACCCTTGCTACTGAGAAGGACTCTCGGCTAGAATCACTTCATGCAGAACTGAAAGAGAGGGACAGCTTGAGAATCCAAGCTGCAGAAATGGAGGCTCGACATAAGGAACTGGAAGAGAACATTGCTCAGCTTCAAGCCCAGTTAGGGACAGCATCTACCCTTGCTACTGAGAAGGACTCTCGGCTAGAATCACTTCATGCAGAACTGAAAGAGAGGGACAGCTTGAGAATCCAAGCTGCAGAAATGGAGACTCGACATAAGGAACTGGAAGAGAACATTGCTCAGCTTCAAGCCCAGTTAGGGACAGCATCTACCCTTGCTACTGAGAAGGACTCTCGGCTAGAATCACTTCATGCAGAACTGAAAGAGAGGGACAGCTTGAGAATCCAAGCTGCAGAAATGGAGACTCGACATAAGGAACTGGAAGAGAACATTGCTCAGCTTCAAGCCCAGTTAGGGACAGCATCTACCCTTGCTACTGAGAAGGACTCTCGGCTAGAATCACTTCATGCAGAACTGAAAGAGAGGGACAGCTTGAGAATCCAAGCTGCAGAAATGGAGACTCGACATAAGGAACTGGAAGAGAACATTGCTCAGCTTCAAGCCCAGTTAGGGACAGCATCTGCTCTTGCTACTGAGAAGGACGCTCGGCTAGAATCACTTCATGCAGAACTGAAAGAGAGGGACAGCTTGAGAATCCAAGCTGCAGAAATGGAGACTCGACATAAGGAACTGGAAGAGAACATTGCTCAGCTTCAAGCCCAGTTAGGGACAGCATCTGCTCTTGCTACTGAGAAGGACTCTCGGCTAGAATCACTTCATGCAGAACTGAAAGAGAGGGACAGCTTGAGAATCCAAGCTGCAGAAATGGAGACTCGGCATAAGGAACTGGAAGAGAACATTGCTCAGCTTCAAGCCCAGTTAGGGACAGCATCTACCCTTGCTTCTGGGAAGCAGTCAGAGCTAGACTTGCTGCATAAagaggtgagagagagagagaagctgaGAATTAGAGCAGTGGAGGATGAAGAAGCAAAGTATAAGGAATTAGAAGAGCGGTTCATTGAGCTTCAGAGGCACGTCATTGAGGCATCAACTCTTGCCTCTGAGAGGAAATCCCAACTTGACTCATTGCATAATGAGATGAAGGAGAAGGACTATGTGGTCAAGACTCAGCGTATGGAGTTGGAATCCACTGTAACCCAACTGAAGGAACAGCTTCATACTGCCACCTCTCTTGCTGCTGtgaatgaaaaattaaatgaGGACATGCAAAGGCTTGACGTCATAAGGCAAGAGTCAATGGAAAGAGATGCGCTCCAGATTCGTGCTATAGCTGAGGAtctgaaaaggaaagaaatggaaGAGACTATAGTGAAGCTCAAGGCAGAGATCCTTGCACACACTACTAAACTTGAGCATCTTAATAAGAGGCACCAGCAGCAGCTCTCGGTGCTTAGGAATGAGAATGAAATGCTGTTGTCTTTGAAGGAGTCCATGGTGAAAGAGCAGGAGGTTTCCCAACGGGTGAAGGTCTCCCTGGAGAGCAAGTTGAAGCTTGCTGGGCAGAAGCTGTCTGTGCTTCTCCCCTTACAGGAGTGTAAGGCGGAGAACGAGAGGCTCATTGGTGAACTTCAGGAGCAGCTGCAGGTGAAAACTGAGGCACTGGGACGCTACAAAGCTCAG GTTGAGGTGACAAAGACCCACTACAATGGGAagaagcagcagctgctggaggtCCAGGAGAAGGCTCAAACGCTAGAGAGTACACTTGAGAGCAGAGATCAGGAGGTGAAGGTACTCAGGAGTGACATGAAGCTGCTGCAGATAGAGCTGGATCAGGCCAAGCTCTCAGAGAAAGACCTGACCTTAAAAGTGAACAGCCTGCAGGCTCAG GTTGACTATGCTGACAGGCAACTGAGGGAATATGCAAAGCATGCGACGGACACCACTCTGAATACCTGCAAGCCTCCTTCTCAAGAGGAACGGAATGAGAAGCAAGCAGACCTCAGCAAGGACAGCCTGGAAGACTCTCTCAGTGCTACCTG GAAGCCGCTGGCGCGTGAGGAGTCCAGCACGCCGCTGGTGCGCAGCTCGGAGCGCCTGAGGGCCAAGCGGCGAGCACTGGCTGACGACTCCATAGACACCATCTACTTCACCCCCATGGCCAGCAACTGCCCCAAGCGTAAGCTGGAGAACAGCATCATGTCGCTGGGCGAGCTTGCGATCGACTCCACCAAGAAGAGCAACTCTGCTCGCCGGCGGACCACACAGGTTATCAACATCACCATGACTAAG AAGACTCCAGGCAAAGCCGAGGTCGATGGTGAGAACAGCCTGTTCTCCAGTCTCCACTCCGCCCAATCGGTTCCCAACATCGCCTCGCAGAGAAATCGTCCGATCTCCATGGAATTCTTTGAGGAGCCTGTTGGGGGCAGCAGTGACCACCTCCTGAGTTTGCCGGGATACCGGCGCAGCACCATTCACAGCCACGTCCCGCCTCGCG CCATCAGCACGTATTGTGTGGGTGCCGAAAATGAACCCGACATCACCGACAACTGGAAGCGCATCGCTGAGCTCCAGGCCCGAAATAAAGCCTGTCTGCCCCACCTGAAGAGCAGCTACCCTCTGGAGTCTAGG CCCAGCCTGGGGATGCCGTTGTTTAACATCACAGACGAAGACCTGAGGACTGGAGACCCGATGGAGACGATTCGACGTGCTTCGATGCTCCCAGATCAGATTGGGGAAGGCATAGCTTCCCGGCGCTCTACCATGCTCCCTGGCCAGATTGGGGAAGGCATGGCTTCCCGGCGCTCTACCATGCTCCCTGGCCAGATTGGTGCCGGGCTGGAATCGCGTCGCGTCTCGGTGCTTCCTAAGCCGGCTTCTGCTGTTGGCCAGAATGCAGGAGGGTCTGTCGTCTCCCTGAAGCGCCAAGGCGATAACTTGCTGGAGTCGGACACGCCGGAA GCTAAGAAGATGTCAAGCTGCTTTCCTCGACCAATGCAGAGCAGTCAGCTCAAATCTCCCAATACTCCT GCTGAGCGCAGGCAGTCGGTGATGTTCAGTGTTGACAACACACCCCACAAGAATACCAAGAACAGCATTCTGCAGCGAGGCATCAACAAGATGCGGAGTAGCACCCGCAAGTCCCCAGGCTCCATCAGTAAAATCAGCGGATCCGGCACCAACAAGATCCCTCGCTCCAGGAAGTCTCCCCAAACCGATGCGGCCAAACCACAACGCCGGTCCCCCAGGATCAACTGCAGAAAATCCCCCAAAATCACCGCCAGTGCCAAGAAG AGTGTGAACTCAACAGGTAGTCGACCCCCCTACCATGCAG ATAATGGCGTACCGGTCACGAATGAAGATATGACGGCTGCGGCTGTTCTGGTTTGGCCTGATGCTTCACACCCAGACAAGCATCATTCAAACTAA